GAAAATAAGGAGAAATACGGTCAAAAAGCATTTTATTATATGTTTTTCCCCAATACTTATCAATATCATACTTTTGGAAAATTTCTTTAGTTTTTTTGATGGTGTAACAAGCATCTGCGAAATACTTTGGAAAATTTCCTTCCCAATCTGTTGAAGTGACTCCAACTTTGAGCCTATAATGATATAGTCTATCATCAAGGCATATACATGTATCGATAAATGGTAGATAAGCGCTGACAAGTAGAAAATCTTCCATCATAATTAAATGGGGTGTATCTCCACATAAATATATAGCTTCGAGAGCTTTTTCTCGCTTAATGATATATGTTACTGCTCCATAAGATAATGTGTTTCTTGGATTTAAATCATTGTTTGGTCCAAGAATGCGGAAATTTAGTATTGCTTTTTGAAATTCGTGTTTTGATAATAAAGTATTTTTTAAAACAAAAGGGTAGGATTCTTTATCTCCTTCGTTGTGATTTATCCCAATACAACATATATCTAATTTCTGATTTTTTTGTGTCAGAGCATCGTAAATTTTTTCACAAGCATTCAATTCTAACCAATCATCGCTGTCAATATGTTGAATATATTCTCCGGTTGCAGCTTTTATGCCTGTTTTTCTAGCTTCGAAACTTCCTTTATTAGTGCTATGGGATATTAAATGTATTCGTTTATCTTTTTTTTGATACTCTTTAATGATCTCAATACATTTGCCTGGAGAGCAATCATCGACAACAATAATCTCAATATCAGGTAGAGTTTGATTTAAAAGACTATCAATACATGCAGGAAGATACTTTTCTGTATTGTAAACAATGACAATAATGGAAATTTTTGGTATCATTATTTCTTTACCACTTTTAAATTAAATAATCCAAATATCTTATTAATCATCTTTTTGAGACGTTTGTAAATAGTATTTTTTGGGTAATGCAGTTCTATCATTTTAGTGTATATTTGGGGTTCTGTAGTTTTGATTATGCTGTTTTCCAATAAGGAAACGATATGATTTTTATTATAATTTTTTTGCAGTGCGTCGATATGAGCCGAAAAAACTGCCATAATCTCGTGTTCTGGATTTCTACTTAAAATTTCTTCTTTTTTATCAGGAAATTTTTTTAATGCCAAGTTGAAAATAGATCTTACTGTGTTAGGAAGATGTTCAAATTGCGATCCAAAATTTATACTGGCAGAATCGCAATTAACCGAATGAATTCTGTAACTACCAATTACTTCGGAAAGAAAATACACATCACCAAAAAGAGGCAATGTTCTCCACATCCATCTATCATGTCCGGGTTGTTGATATTCCAAACACTTTGATTTATCAATTATCGATTTACGTGAAAGAGCAAAAAAACCAGTGATATGTTCAAACCCTTCAGTTTCATAATTCAGAAAAAAATCTATTCCTTTGATCAGGCGTTTGGTGGTAACTCCTTCGATTACTATTTTATTTTCTTGTATATATTCCAGTTGGTTAAGACCACGAACTAAGACTATTTCGGGATTTTTTTCCATAATGCTCACTGCATGCGAAAAAAATGTTGGGCTGATTAGGTAGTCATCGTCGCAAAGAAACATAAAATATTTGCCTGTTGCCGTTTTGTAAGCATTTAATCCGTTTTTTTCTGGGCCAATATTTTCTTGTCTGCGTATATATCTTACTCTGGCATCATTAAGATATTGTTGTACTAATTTATCTGTGCCGTCATCCGAAGCATTATCCGAAATAATAAGTTCTATATGTTGATAATTTTGAGTAAGAACACTTTCTATTGCTTCTTTGAGCATATTTTTTCTGTTGTAAGTTGGAATAACCACTGAAACAATTGCATTTGTTTCCATATAATCTTTCCTGTGAATATACTTATGTTATTTTAAAAAATTACTCTTAATGTTTTTTCTTATTTCCAATCCAAATATTGAAAATAATTTTTTAACTGCTTTTTTTATAGAGAAAAATTTTGAATCTTTTAATTTAACTGAAGGACTTAAAGCTTCTTCCAAAGCATAATAAATATCAGGATATTTTTCTCTTAGTTTATGAAAACTGTTAAGTAATTTTAATGCGTCTCCAGTACTCTCTCTCTCTCTCTCTCTCTCTCTCTCTCTCTCTCTCTCTCTCTCTCTCTTGTACTAATTCCAAACAATAAAGTATTACAGCATAAGTAAATCTATTAAAAAAATTATCAATATCTTGAGTTCTTTCCGGATATAAAGCTTTAGCTTTTATTGCAAGAGATTCTGTTCCAATGTATAAGTCTTCTATTCTTTTGAAAAGTTCCGGATTATAACTATTACCGCTTAGAGCTTTTCTATAATAGCCGATAACTTCTGGCATAAGATACACATCTCCTAACAAAGTGCATCCTAAAGCAGTAAACCCATCATCTGCTTCGTGCATGTAAAACGCATCAAAATCAAGCATCGATTGAGTGCGACGAAATGTAAACCAATAAGTAAAAGGTTGATATTCTCCGGTCAAGTAATAACAGAAATAATCAATACCTTTAACAATTTGGTGTGCGTTGGCGATTGTTGGAATCAATGTTATCGTATTATTTGCAATGTCGTGGGCATGAACAATACCACGGATAATCGAAATATTTGGGTTCTTTTCCATAATAGCAACAGCTTTTGAAAAAAAACGATCATTGATCAAATAATCATCATCATTAAGACAAAAAAAATATTTTCCTGTTGATGCTAAAAATCCTTCTTTTATATTTCTGGCAATTCCGATATTTTGAGGACGTTGTATATAGATAATCCGCGAGTCATTCAAATAAGATTGCATCATTATATGTGTGCCATCAGTAGAAGCATTATCTGTAACGATTATTTCTAAATTTTTATAATCCTGCTTTAATACGCTGTCCAATGCTCGTTTTAGTAGGTCTTTTCTGTTATAAGTCGGAATAACGACAGATACTTTAGAATTCATGAATTCTCTCCTGGATAAATATTTTGAAAGAATCAACCACATAATCGATCATTTCAGGAGTGATGCCGTGATAAAGACCTATCCAAAAGGTATTATTCATCACAACATCTGTATTTGCCAAATTACCAACAACTCTATATTGTACATTTTTCATATAGGGTTGTTTTGTCAGATTTCCAGCAAATAATAAGCGTGTTCCTATTTTCTTTTCATTCAAATATTGAGTAATTTCATTACGGGTAAAAGGAGCTGTTTTTTTAACGGTTAATAAAAATCCGAACAGAGAAGGATCACTTTTAGGTGTAAGTTCTGGCAAAATAAAATATTCTTGAAATTGAGACATTTTTTCCATGAGCAATTTATAATTACGCCGTCTTATCGCTATAAATTCTGGCAATTTTTCTATTTGAGCATCAGCAACAGCTGCCTGCATATCAGTAATCTTCAGATTATATCCAAGATGAGAATAAACGTATTTGTGGTCATAGCCTTGCGGAAGCCC
Above is a window of Brevinema andersonii DNA encoding:
- a CDS encoding glycosyltransferase family 2 protein yields the protein MIPKISIIVIVYNTEKYLPACIDSLLNQTLPDIEIIVVDDCSPGKCIEIIKEYQKKDKRIHLISHSTNKGSFEARKTGIKAATGEYIQHIDSDDWLELNACEKIYDALTQKNQKLDICCIGINHNEGDKESYPFVLKNTLLSKHEFQKAILNFRILGPNNDLNPRNTLSYGAVTYIIKREKALEAIYLCGDTPHLIMMEDFLLVSAYLPFIDTCICLDDRLYHYRLKVGVTSTDWEGNFPKYFADACYTIKKTKEIFQKYDIDKYWGKTYNKMLFDRISPYFRTFMHFPPCSQKRILNELQKNNTLSLCIEIFITDVLHSPHKFQAIGEIKALKLMIKNFGSIFYSFGYRLLKAIGRR
- a CDS encoding glycosyltransferase family 2 protein encodes the protein METNAIVSVVIPTYNRKNMLKEAIESVLTQNYQHIELIISDNASDDGTDKLVQQYLNDARVRYIRRQENIGPEKNGLNAYKTATGKYFMFLCDDDYLISPTFFSHAVSIMEKNPEIVLVRGLNQLEYIQENKIVIEGVTTKRLIKGIDFFLNYETEGFEHITGFFALSRKSIIDKSKCLEYQQPGHDRWMWRTLPLFGDVYFLSEVIGSYRIHSVNCDSASINFGSQFEHLPNTVRSIFNLALKKFPDKKEEILSRNPEHEIMAVFSAHIDALQKNYNKNHIVSLLENSIIKTTEPQIYTKMIELHYPKNTIYKRLKKMINKIFGLFNLKVVKK
- a CDS encoding glycosyltransferase family 2 protein, producing MNSKVSVVIPTYNRKDLLKRALDSVLKQDYKNLEIIVTDNASTDGTHIMMQSYLNDSRIIYIQRPQNIGIARNIKEGFLASTGKYFFCLNDDDYLINDRFFSKAVAIMEKNPNISIIRGIVHAHDIANNTITLIPTIANAHQIVKGIDYFCYYLTGEYQPFTYWFTFRRTQSMLDFDAFYMHEADDGFTALGCTLLGDVYLMPEVIGYYRKALSGNSYNPELFKRIEDLYIGTESLAIKAKALYPERTQDIDNFFNRFTYAVILYCLELVQEREREREREREREREREYWRRIKIT